In Candidatus Saccharimonadia bacterium, a genomic segment contains:
- a CDS encoding lipopolysaccharide biosynthesis protein, which yields MAIGGVAREPWSQGQPFTLRDVLISGFFHRRIIIFFALLPLVVGAIAVLETKTNYTASGLLMVLVNREFSGIQNVTDSGPAVLSIEGLKSVESEIQIIESAETIRTTITTVGLERIFPDTSFIERLRGLFSLGDNPMDDAIERFRRNLSSSVQSGSNVIRVSYSNPDRAVAIAVTNEL from the coding sequence GTGGCGATTGGCGGGGTGGCTCGCGAACCCTGGAGCCAGGGTCAACCCTTTACGTTGCGTGACGTTCTGATCTCCGGCTTCTTTCATCGCCGCATCATCATTTTTTTTGCGCTTCTGCCGTTGGTTGTTGGCGCAATTGCCGTACTTGAGACCAAGACGAATTACACGGCGAGCGGCCTGTTGATGGTCCTGGTAAACCGAGAATTTTCCGGAATTCAGAACGTGACCGACAGCGGTCCGGCCGTGTTGTCTATCGAGGGACTGAAATCCGTCGAGTCGGAGATCCAGATCATCGAGAGCGCCGAGACGATTCGCACCACCATTACAACCGTCGGGCTCGAGCGCATATTTCCTGATACGAGCTTCATCGAACGGCTCAGGGGTCTGTTCTCCCTTGGCGACAACCCTATGGACGATGCGATCGAGCGGTTCCGCCGCAATCTCTCGTCCAGCGTCCAGTCGGGATCGAACGTCATCCGCGTGAGCTACTCCAATCCCGACAGGGCGGTCGCCATCGCAGTGACGAACGAGCT